In one Pirellulales bacterium genomic region, the following are encoded:
- a CDS encoding phosphatidate cytidylyltransferase — MLRWRITLGVLFSVLLAGLCWLDAQASTPGVWLLPLALLIAFLATDELSRMLAARAPSALGAVIYLGNVAIVASNWAPQLMPKFALETWTWPALALAGIMIAALVVEVVRYREPARQTERLALEALGLVYIGLLLSFAVQMRFAGPQGDWGLAAIASLILVVKLCDIGAYTVGRLIGRHKLAPRLSPGKTIEGGFGGVVFAIFGAWLSLTVLWPAMSRVSPPAVAPWQWLGFGLTVGVAGTIGDLAESLLKRDLGRKDSSDWMPGFGGVLDLLDSILVGAPVAYFWWHYLL; from the coding sequence ATGCTGCGCTGGAGAATCACGCTCGGCGTTCTGTTTTCGGTTCTGCTAGCCGGGCTTTGCTGGTTGGATGCGCAAGCGTCGACTCCTGGCGTGTGGCTGTTGCCGCTGGCGCTGCTGATCGCTTTTTTGGCTACCGACGAGCTTTCGCGCATGCTCGCGGCGCGCGCGCCTTCAGCGCTGGGCGCGGTGATCTATCTGGGAAACGTCGCGATCGTGGCGTCGAACTGGGCTCCCCAGTTGATGCCGAAGTTCGCACTCGAGACCTGGACCTGGCCGGCGCTCGCGCTAGCGGGCATCATGATCGCGGCACTGGTGGTGGAAGTGGTTCGCTATCGTGAGCCGGCGCGGCAGACCGAACGATTAGCCCTCGAGGCACTGGGACTGGTCTATATCGGGCTGTTGTTGAGTTTCGCCGTTCAAATGCGCTTTGCCGGACCTCAGGGGGATTGGGGGTTGGCGGCGATCGCTTCGCTAATTTTGGTCGTGAAGCTGTGCGACATCGGGGCGTACACCGTGGGGCGACTGATCGGCCGGCACAAGCTCGCTCCGCGCTTAAGCCCTGGCAAGACGATCGAAGGGGGCTTCGGCGGCGTGGTGTTTGCCATCTTCGGGGCCTGGCTGTCACTAACGGTGCTTTGGCCCGCGATGAGTCGTGTCAGCCCGCCCGCCGTCGCCCCGTGGCAGTGGCTGGGGTTTGGCCTGACCGTCGGCGTGGCGGGCACGATCGGCGACCTGGCCGAGTCATTGCTCAAACGCGATCTGGGGCGGAAAGATTCGAGCGATTGGATGCCCGGCTTTGGCGGCGTGCTCGATTTGCTAGATTCGATTCTCGTCGGCGCCCCGGTCGCGTACTTTTGGTGGCATTACCTGCTCTGA
- the cysC gene encoding adenylyl-sulfate kinase: MANETNVTWHEHSVSRDEREKLNGNKGCVIWFTGLSACGKSTVANLVDHKLHARGVRSYVLDGDNVRHGLNAGPGMLKERHGEEFAKRFGLGFSAQDREENIRRIGAVAKLFAEAGTVGLTAFISPYRRDRDAVRASMRPGDFIEIFVDAPIEVCEARDPKGLYKKARAGELKGFTGIDDPYEAPESPELTLNAGKKDAETLANEVITYLEKSGKLC; the protein is encoded by the coding sequence ATGGCCAACGAAACCAACGTTACCTGGCACGAACACAGCGTTAGCCGCGACGAGCGCGAGAAGCTCAACGGCAATAAGGGGTGCGTGATCTGGTTCACGGGCCTAAGCGCCTGCGGCAAGAGCACGGTCGCCAACCTGGTCGACCACAAGCTGCACGCCCGCGGTGTCCGCAGCTATGTATTGGACGGCGACAACGTCCGCCACGGCCTGAACGCCGGGCCCGGCATGCTCAAGGAACGGCACGGCGAAGAATTCGCCAAGCGGTTCGGCCTGGGCTTTTCGGCCCAGGACCGGGAAGAGAACATCCGCCGCATCGGCGCCGTGGCCAAGCTATTCGCCGAGGCGGGCACGGTCGGCCTGACGGCGTTCATCAGCCCCTACCGCCGCGATCGCGACGCCGTGCGCGCTAGCATGCGGCCGGGCGACTTCATCGAGATCTTCGTCGATGCCCCGATCGAGGTTTGCGAAGCACGCGATCCGAAGGGCTTGTACAAGAAGGCCCGCGCCGGCGAGCTAAAGGGCTTCACCGGGATCGACGATCCCTACGAAGCACCGGAAAGCCCCGAGTTGACCTTGAACGCCGGCAAGAAAGACGCCGAGACGTTGGCCAACGAGGTGATCACTTACCTCGAGAAGTCCGGCAAGCTCTGCTAG
- the cphA gene encoding cyanophycin synthetase, with translation MEFRKVLALRGPNIWASFPVLEAIVDLGPFKDSPSDSLPGFNDRLMSWLPSLVEHRCSIGERGGFFQRLREGTYPAHVLEHICIELQCLAGSEVGFGKARETGEPGVYRVIVRYREEAVGRSALDAAQRLFLAAVHDHTFDVNAQVTQLRSLLHEVQLGPSTRSIVDAAHARGIPTHRLNSASLVQLGWGAKSRRVWTAETDQTSAIAETIAQDKELTRRLLRTVGVPAPAGRPVEDAEDAWRAAQEIGGAVVVKPQYGNQGRGVITNLTTREQVLKAYADARAEESTVLVESFAPGDDYRLLVIGGKLIAAARREAAQVVGDGVHTVAQLVEIENTNPKRGDDHATALSKIRIDTIAMSVISEQGFTPDCIPPQGARVLIRRNANLSTGGTAADVTDHVHPQVAARAIEAARVVGLDIAGIDVVASDVGRPLEEQGGVIVEVNAGPGLRMHIEPSSGRARPVGDAIVSTLFSPGDNGRIPIVAVTGTNGKTTTTRCIAHILMSLGRHVGMTCTEGIYIDRRRIETGDCSGPQSARTVLVNPKVDAAVLEIARGGVLREGLGFDQCDVAVVTNIGEGDHLGLSDINTLEDMALVKRTAVDVVPPKGFAVLKADDQYTAGMAAHCRGSVIFFAQDDQHPVMQQHRQAGGRLAYVKDKQLILATGDVIHCQVPVVDIPITRQGRVAFMTENALASAAAAWGLGISFADIIAGLQSFSSESDMVPGRFNVLSVGGATVIMDYGHNVSALSALIEAIGTFPHERRSVVYSAAGDRRDCDMVRQGQIIAEAFDRVILYEDQYKRGRADGEIMQLLREGLSAGPRVKEITDHQGASNAVEAALDALRPGDLLLLQADVIEDTLDFVRDYLANHPALTSTSGESLEDEADNVSSPTLAMNTGATGYTAGNPKAV, from the coding sequence ATGGAATTCCGCAAGGTGTTGGCACTGCGAGGTCCGAACATTTGGGCATCGTTCCCCGTGCTCGAAGCCATTGTCGACCTGGGGCCTTTCAAGGATTCGCCTTCCGACTCGCTACCTGGCTTCAACGATCGGTTGATGAGCTGGCTGCCGTCGCTGGTAGAGCATCGTTGCAGCATTGGTGAACGGGGCGGATTCTTTCAGCGTCTGCGCGAGGGAACCTATCCCGCGCACGTCCTCGAGCACATCTGCATTGAATTGCAATGTCTCGCCGGCTCCGAGGTGGGCTTCGGCAAGGCGCGCGAAACCGGCGAACCGGGCGTTTATCGCGTCATCGTCCGCTATCGCGAAGAGGCCGTCGGCCGATCGGCGCTCGACGCGGCGCAGCGGCTGTTCCTCGCCGCGGTACACGATCATACGTTTGACGTGAATGCCCAGGTGACGCAACTCCGGTCGCTGCTGCACGAAGTACAACTCGGTCCGAGCACCCGTTCGATCGTCGATGCGGCGCACGCCCGTGGTATTCCCACGCACCGCTTGAACAGTGCCAGCCTGGTGCAATTGGGCTGGGGTGCCAAGTCGCGCCGCGTATGGACGGCCGAAACCGATCAAACCAGCGCCATCGCCGAAACCATTGCCCAGGACAAGGAACTGACCCGTCGCCTGTTGCGCACCGTGGGCGTGCCTGCTCCCGCCGGTCGCCCTGTCGAAGACGCCGAGGATGCCTGGCGGGCGGCCCAGGAAATTGGCGGGGCCGTGGTCGTCAAACCGCAGTACGGAAATCAGGGGCGAGGCGTCATCACGAATCTCACCACCCGCGAACAAGTGTTGAAGGCGTACGCAGACGCCCGGGCCGAGGAATCGACCGTGCTGGTCGAGAGTTTTGCGCCCGGCGACGATTACCGATTGCTCGTCATCGGCGGCAAGCTGATTGCCGCCGCCCGTCGCGAAGCGGCCCAGGTCGTGGGAGATGGCGTTCATACGGTCGCACAGTTGGTCGAGATCGAAAACACGAATCCGAAACGTGGTGACGATCACGCAACCGCGCTCAGCAAGATCCGTATCGATACAATCGCCATGTCGGTGATCTCCGAACAAGGCTTTACGCCCGACTGCATTCCGCCGCAAGGTGCGCGTGTGCTGATTCGCCGTAATGCGAACCTTAGCACGGGAGGGACCGCGGCGGACGTCACGGACCACGTGCATCCGCAAGTCGCGGCTCGCGCGATCGAGGCGGCGCGCGTCGTGGGGCTGGATATCGCCGGGATCGACGTCGTGGCGTCGGATGTCGGCCGGCCGCTCGAAGAACAGGGCGGCGTAATTGTCGAAGTCAACGCAGGTCCTGGTCTGCGGATGCATATCGAGCCCTCGTCGGGCCGGGCCCGACCGGTCGGCGATGCCATCGTTTCGACACTGTTCTCACCAGGTGATAACGGCCGTATCCCGATCGTGGCCGTCACGGGGACCAACGGCAAAACCACGACGACACGCTGCATCGCGCACATCCTGATGTCGCTCGGCCGGCACGTCGGTATGACCTGCACCGAGGGGATCTATATCGATCGCCGCCGGATCGAAACCGGCGACTGCAGCGGACCGCAAAGCGCTCGCACCGTGCTTGTGAACCCGAAGGTCGACGCGGCCGTGCTGGAAATCGCCCGCGGCGGCGTGCTTCGCGAAGGATTGGGCTTCGACCAATGCGACGTGGCCGTCGTCACGAACATCGGCGAAGGAGACCATCTAGGGCTGTCGGACATCAACACGCTCGAAGATATGGCCCTGGTCAAGCGAACTGCGGTGGACGTCGTTCCGCCGAAAGGTTTTGCGGTCCTCAAGGCCGACGATCAATACACGGCCGGCATGGCGGCGCATTGCCGTGGTTCCGTGATCTTCTTCGCACAAGACGACCAGCACCCCGTGATGCAGCAGCATCGCCAGGCGGGCGGTCGTCTGGCGTATGTCAAAGACAAGCAACTGATTCTGGCCACCGGAGATGTGATTCACTGCCAGGTCCCGGTCGTAGACATTCCGATCACGCGACAGGGTCGCGTCGCCTTTATGACCGAAAACGCGCTCGCCTCGGCCGCTGCCGCCTGGGGATTGGGCATCTCGTTCGCCGACATCATCGCCGGCTTGCAGAGCTTCAGCAGCGAATCCGACATGGTGCCGGGACGGTTCAATGTCTTGTCGGTGGGCGGAGCGACCGTGATTATGGACTACGGTCACAATGTATCGGCGTTGTCCGCCTTGATCGAGGCGATCGGCACGTTCCCGCACGAGCGCCGCTCGGTGGTTTACTCGGCGGCCGGCGATCGCCGCGATTGCGACATGGTGCGCCAGGGTCAAATCATTGCCGAAGCGTTCGATCGCGTGATCTTGTATGAGGATCAATACAAACGCGGCCGCGCTGACGGCGAGATCATGCAGCTGTTGCGAGAAGGGCTTTCGGCTGGACCCCGCGTCAAGGAAATCACGGACCATCAGGGAGCGAGCAACGCCGTTGAAGCGGCGCTCGATGCCCTGCGCCCTGGCGATCTGCTACTGCTGCAAGCCGACGTTATCGAAGACACGTTGGACTTCGTCCGCGACTATCTGGCCAATCATCCCGCGCTGACCAGCACCAGCGGTGAGTCGCTCGAGGACGAGGCGGACAACGTCTCTTCGCCGACCCTGGCGATGAACACCGGCGCCACCGGTTACACGGCTGGGAATCCGAAGGCGGTCTAG
- a CDS encoding protocatechuate 3,4-dioxygenase, which produces MFQLPMQVSRRRFLGSAAASAAAFTVRGAFAEDLVQTPRQTEGPFYPDKLPLDTDNDLLIVNDDITPAIGEITHLSGRILDARGEPLRNALVEIWQVDGHGAYIHSRSGNRDGRDANFQGFGRFLTGSTGEYYFRTIKPVAYPGRTPHIHFAVKTKGRDKFTTQCYIQGAPGNERDGVYRSIRDPQARDSVTVDFAAIPNSKIGELAARFDIIMGFTPEDPA; this is translated from the coding sequence ATGTTCCAACTACCTATGCAGGTGTCGCGTCGACGGTTTCTTGGAAGCGCGGCGGCAAGCGCCGCGGCTTTCACGGTGCGCGGCGCCTTCGCGGAGGACCTGGTGCAGACGCCGCGGCAGACCGAGGGCCCGTTCTATCCCGACAAGTTGCCGCTCGATACCGATAATGACCTGCTGATCGTCAACGACGATATTACGCCCGCCATTGGCGAGATCACGCATTTGAGCGGTCGCATCCTGGACGCGCGGGGCGAACCGCTGCGCAATGCCCTGGTCGAGATCTGGCAGGTCGACGGACATGGCGCCTACATCCACTCGCGCAGCGGAAACCGCGACGGCCGCGACGCGAACTTCCAAGGCTTTGGCCGATTCCTCACTGGTTCGACCGGCGAATACTATTTCCGCACGATCAAGCCCGTTGCCTATCCCGGTCGCACGCCGCACATTCACTTCGCGGTAAAAACCAAAGGGCGCGACAAGTTCACGACCCAGTGCTACATCCAGGGGGCGCCGGGCAACGAGCGTGACGGCGTGTATCGCAGCATTCGCGATCCGCAAGCACGCGACTCGGTGACCGTCGATTTCGCCGCGATTCCGAATTCGAAGATCGGCGAGCTGGCGGCCCGGTTTGACATCATCATGGGCTTCACGCCGGAAGATCCGGCTTAA
- a CDS encoding HAMP domain-containing sensor histidine kinase, with the protein MSRDSVEPRDTWKAVRPYLLAAAGLIVATLVRMALDPILGDRQAFMTYMATLIGTAWLGGVGPALMVLILSLPMATFFFMEPRYNVLLLDGYNFIAVGAYVLLGCPIVALGGRFWRARQEARRNEELYGTQAQELAAERKRLNQELGSLTDQLRDVDRRREDFLGLLADELRRPLIPIASAASFHGIAATASEMESAMDVVKQETCQLGRLIDDLLDAFRHSQAGIQLVKRKVDLVDIATRAASSVRSLAAQSGRELNISLAKNPVLIDGDATRLERVTFNLLNSAIRSTNPGGQIWLTVQEREGVATLKVKDTGAGLTPEALARVFQAGNVLGASTSRERGGSRISMTAVKPIVELHGGMITAHSDGPGQGCEFVVRLPLVGTSLPVDNTARTHTSPNDIDQNGTPSLPAELPDTVVDPVRREQRDA; encoded by the coding sequence ATGAGCCGTGATTCTGTCGAACCTCGTGACACTTGGAAGGCCGTACGCCCCTATCTGCTCGCCGCGGCTGGGCTGATTGTCGCCACGCTCGTTCGCATGGCGCTCGATCCGATCCTCGGCGATCGGCAGGCGTTCATGACCTATATGGCGACGCTGATCGGTACCGCGTGGCTGGGGGGTGTCGGCCCGGCGCTGATGGTTTTGATACTTAGTTTGCCGATGGCCACGTTTTTTTTCATGGAGCCGCGGTACAACGTCCTGCTGCTGGATGGCTACAATTTTATTGCCGTCGGCGCCTATGTCCTCTTAGGATGCCCCATCGTGGCGCTGGGCGGAAGATTCTGGCGCGCACGGCAAGAGGCCCGGCGCAATGAAGAGCTGTACGGCACGCAAGCCCAGGAGTTGGCCGCCGAACGCAAGCGGTTGAATCAGGAACTCGGCTCGTTGACCGACCAATTGCGCGACGTGGATCGTCGCCGCGAAGATTTCCTCGGGTTGCTGGCCGATGAGTTGCGACGACCGTTGATTCCCATCGCTAGCGCCGCGTCGTTCCACGGCATCGCGGCCACCGCTTCCGAAATGGAATCGGCCATGGACGTCGTCAAGCAAGAGACGTGCCAGTTGGGACGCCTGATCGACGATCTGCTGGATGCCTTTCGCCATAGTCAGGCGGGAATTCAATTGGTGAAGCGCAAAGTCGACCTGGTGGATATCGCGACTCGGGCTGCCAGCAGCGTGCGCTCGTTGGCGGCGCAATCCGGACGAGAATTGAATATCTCGCTGGCAAAAAATCCCGTGCTGATCGACGGAGATGCGACGCGGCTCGAACGCGTTACTTTTAACTTGCTGAACAGCGCGATTCGCTCGACCAATCCCGGCGGTCAGATCTGGCTGACGGTGCAAGAGCGCGAAGGAGTCGCGACGCTCAAGGTTAAGGATACCGGCGCCGGCCTTACGCCCGAGGCATTGGCCCGCGTCTTCCAGGCCGGCAACGTCCTGGGGGCCTCGACTTCTCGCGAGCGAGGCGGAAGCCGCATCAGCATGACAGCCGTGAAGCCCATCGTTGAGTTGCACGGTGGAATGATTACCGCGCACAGCGACGGCCCAGGACAGGGATGCGAATTTGTCGTGCGGTTGCCGCTGGTGGGCACGTCGCTGCCGGTGGATAACACGGCGCGAACGCACACTTCGCCGAACGATATCGATCAAAACGGCACGCCGTCACTCCCGGCCGAACTTCCGGATACGGTCGTGGATCCCGTCCGCCGCGAGCAGCGGGACGCCTGA
- a CDS encoding RNA polymerase sigma-70 factor yields MAEHDAIFEEQRPRLERFAYRMLGSRSDVDDVLQEAFLRWNREDRDDVQSAAAYLSSIVARLCIDQRRAIDMRKATYIGPWLPEPIIESAGADPVERLETVDSISMAFLLVLESLTPVERAAFLLRKVFDYGYDEIGAILEKSTPNCRQLVHRAEQAIQEHRPRFEPDPAEAERMTSAFLQACTSGDLADLLQLLADDAVVYSDGGGKATAARAPVSGALNVARFFVGITKKMPPEATIKRARVNGQPGIIISLAGQPVTVVTLDLVDGRIAHCYAIRNPEKLARVN; encoded by the coding sequence ATGGCCGAGCATGATGCGATCTTCGAGGAACAGCGCCCCCGGCTCGAACGCTTTGCTTATCGCATGCTGGGTTCGCGTTCCGACGTGGACGATGTTTTGCAAGAGGCGTTCTTGCGCTGGAATCGCGAGGATCGCGACGATGTGCAATCAGCGGCGGCTTATTTAAGCTCGATCGTGGCGCGGTTATGCATCGACCAGCGACGCGCGATCGATATGCGCAAGGCGACCTACATTGGTCCGTGGCTGCCGGAGCCAATCATCGAATCAGCCGGCGCCGATCCGGTAGAACGGCTGGAGACCGTCGACTCGATCTCAATGGCATTTCTGCTGGTGCTGGAAAGTCTGACGCCGGTTGAGCGTGCGGCCTTTCTGCTGCGAAAAGTTTTCGATTACGGTTACGACGAAATCGGCGCGATCTTGGAAAAGTCGACGCCCAACTGCCGGCAGTTGGTGCATCGTGCCGAGCAGGCGATCCAAGAGCACCGTCCGCGCTTCGAGCCCGACCCGGCGGAAGCCGAGCGAATGACGAGTGCCTTCTTGCAGGCCTGCACGAGCGGCGATCTGGCCGATTTGCTGCAACTGCTGGCCGACGACGCCGTGGTCTATAGCGACGGGGGGGGCAAGGCGACGGCCGCGCGAGCGCCGGTCAGCGGCGCCCTGAACGTCGCACGATTTTTCGTGGGAATCACCAAGAAGATGCCGCCCGAGGCGACGATCAAGCGTGCTCGCGTGAATGGGCAGCCGGGAATCATTATCTCCCTAGCCGGCCAGCCCGTCACGGTCGTGACGTTGGACCTGGTCGACGGGCGGATCGCGCACTGCTACGCGATTCGCAATCCCGAGAAGCTGGCGCGCGTCAACTGA
- a CDS encoding FAD-dependent oxidoreductase has translation MNSRDAVTPHSAPQETDVIVVGAGLAGLMAAAVVARAGRSVQIVEQAGHAGGRAATNQIKNVQFNLGAHALYAGGHACRLLREMQIPFAGHFPSQGRPLLLQRDTSYRLPTNLLALFSSQLLTFSEKRRMTRFFVTIKNVDARQLDGTTTRAWIEQAFGRGNLASFIASLVRVATYVDDVDRLSAGAAIDQLRLALTGNVLYLDGGWQTIVAGLRQTAIENGATLRTSSRADSTDTTPDGLLVRLSGGETIRGRTVILAVEPDAACRLLDRSADSFLVRWMAQRVAVSAACLDVALDRLPRPRDRFALGLDRPMYYSVHSAAARLGPDGVHVLHLMKYLRHDRDEAPEAVGAELESFLDQLQPGWRSHVVARRLLPRMIVSHAIPLASDGGLAGRPSVNSAEIRNVFLAGDWVGTEGMLADASAASAVSAAQQALESLRSHNRSSGDNISTNSGSVDDRESVLYGRA, from the coding sequence ATGAACAGTCGCGACGCTGTTACCCCTCATTCTGCCCCACAGGAAACCGACGTGATTGTCGTCGGGGCGGGGCTGGCCGGCCTGATGGCCGCGGCCGTGGTGGCGCGGGCTGGGCGATCGGTGCAAATCGTGGAACAAGCGGGGCATGCCGGCGGTCGCGCGGCCACGAATCAAATCAAGAACGTGCAGTTCAATCTCGGGGCGCACGCCTTGTATGCCGGCGGACATGCGTGCCGGCTGCTTAGGGAAATGCAGATTCCGTTCGCGGGGCATTTTCCCAGCCAGGGAAGGCCATTGCTGTTGCAGCGTGATACCAGCTATCGGCTTCCCACGAATCTGCTCGCGCTGTTTTCCTCGCAGTTACTGACGTTTTCTGAAAAACGGCGCATGACACGGTTTTTCGTGACGATCAAGAATGTCGATGCCCGGCAACTTGATGGCACGACAACGCGCGCTTGGATCGAACAAGCGTTTGGCCGGGGCAATCTGGCGTCATTTATCGCCTCGCTGGTGCGCGTCGCGACCTACGTCGATGATGTCGACCGCCTTTCGGCGGGCGCCGCGATCGATCAACTCCGATTAGCGCTCACCGGCAACGTCCTGTACCTGGACGGCGGTTGGCAGACGATCGTCGCAGGGCTCCGGCAAACGGCCATCGAAAATGGAGCGACGCTGCGCACCAGTTCTCGCGCTGATTCGACCGATACCACTCCCGACGGGCTGCTGGTGCGATTGTCAGGCGGTGAAACAATTCGCGGCCGCACGGTCATTCTGGCAGTCGAGCCGGATGCTGCCTGCCGATTGCTCGATCGCTCCGCTGACTCATTTCTTGTTCGCTGGATGGCCCAGCGCGTCGCAGTGTCGGCCGCCTGCCTGGACGTGGCGCTCGATCGATTGCCGCGTCCGCGCGATCGCTTTGCGTTGGGGCTGGATCGTCCGATGTATTATTCGGTCCATTCTGCCGCAGCACGACTGGGTCCGGACGGTGTACACGTCTTGCACCTGATGAAGTATTTGCGGCATGATCGAGACGAGGCGCCGGAAGCGGTGGGCGCTGAACTCGAATCGTTCCTCGATCAATTGCAGCCGGGCTGGCGCTCGCATGTTGTCGCGCGGCGACTTCTGCCCAGAATGATAGTCTCGCACGCCATTCCGCTCGCGTCCGACGGCGGACTGGCCGGACGGCCGAGCGTCAATTCCGCCGAGATTCGCAACGTGTTTCTGGCCGGGGATTGGGTGGGCACCGAAGGTATGCTGGCAGACGCCTCGGCGGCGAGCGCCGTTTCAGCAGCGCAACAAGCGCTCGAATCCTTGCGGTCGCACAACCGCAGCAGCGGCGACAATATCAGCACCAACAGTGGCAGCGTCGACGACCGAGAAAGCGTGCTATATGGCCGAGCATGA
- a CDS encoding ferritin-like domain-containing protein — translation MATLKELFLEELKDLYSAEKQLIKALPKMAKAATAEDLQQGFLDHLEQTKGHAERLERVFELLDQKPRAKKCKAMEGLIEEGKELIAEDAEPEVLDAGLIAAAQRVEHYEIAGYGCVRTYAELLGETDARDLLQQTLDEEAATDKKLTQLAERINLDAEHPQSDEDEEPGIPHRGNQRKRKREAAQAR, via the coding sequence ATGGCAACGCTCAAAGAACTCTTCCTTGAGGAGTTGAAAGACCTGTATAGCGCCGAGAAGCAATTGATCAAGGCGCTGCCGAAAATGGCGAAGGCCGCCACGGCAGAGGATCTGCAGCAAGGTTTTCTCGATCATCTCGAGCAGACCAAGGGGCATGCCGAGCGCCTGGAACGCGTCTTCGAGTTGCTCGATCAAAAACCGCGAGCGAAGAAGTGCAAGGCGATGGAAGGATTGATCGAGGAAGGGAAGGAATTGATCGCCGAGGATGCCGAGCCCGAGGTCCTGGACGCGGGTCTAATCGCGGCGGCCCAACGCGTCGAGCACTACGAAATCGCCGGCTACGGCTGCGTGCGAACGTATGCGGAATTGCTCGGCGAAACAGACGCCAGGGATTTGTTGCAGCAGACTCTCGACGAGGAGGCCGCCACCGATAAGAAGCTGACGCAGTTGGCCGAGCGTATCAACCTGGATGCTGAGCATCCTCAGTCGGACGAAGACGAGGAGCCAGGCATTCCCCACCGCGGCAACCAGCGAAAGCGGAAGCGAGAAGCGGCTCAGGCTCGGTAG
- a CDS encoding CsbD family protein: protein MAGKAEELKGRVKEAAGAITDNNKLRREGQIDQAAGKVKQGVEKVVKNVQEGVKQANRKS from the coding sequence ATGGCTGGTAAAGCTGAAGAGTTAAAAGGGCGCGTCAAGGAAGCCGCTGGTGCCATTACGGACAACAACAAGCTGCGCCGCGAAGGTCAGATCGACCAAGCCGCCGGCAAAGTGAAGCAGGGCGTTGAGAAGGTCGTGAAGAATGTGCAAGAGGGCGTCAAGCAAGCCAACCGGAAGTCCTAA
- a CDS encoding DUF6454 family protein, giving the protein MNPRLHVILAILISLSSARPTMADDPPKVTELPLIAKQSLSFASQHVQGLAVSAEHYWISSVDRGAKRGLVFRVERSTGNVTAQRELSFGAQFHPGGIDVVDGALWVPVAEYRPRSSTTIAKLDPTTLETLASFTIDDHIGCLTVVAPDEIVAANWDARTFYRLSLIGKRLGESANPRAAAYQDLKTDGDLILASGTEKRPGMSPVPVVDRLNATTLALVSRWQPQGTLQTGGSNFCREGCALFRGEIYLMPEDGPHTTIYRFAKPRD; this is encoded by the coding sequence ATGAACCCTCGCCTGCACGTCATTCTGGCCATACTGATTAGCCTGAGTTCCGCGCGGCCGACGATGGCCGATGATCCGCCTAAGGTGACGGAACTGCCGCTGATCGCTAAGCAATCTCTCTCGTTTGCCTCGCAGCACGTGCAAGGCCTGGCGGTCTCGGCCGAGCATTATTGGATTTCGAGCGTCGATCGAGGCGCCAAACGCGGCCTGGTTTTTCGCGTCGAACGCAGCACGGGCAACGTCACCGCCCAGCGCGAGCTGTCGTTCGGTGCGCAGTTTCATCCAGGCGGTATCGACGTGGTCGACGGCGCGCTTTGGGTTCCGGTTGCGGAATACCGTCCGCGATCCAGCACGACGATTGCAAAGCTCGATCCGACCACGCTCGAGACCCTGGCTTCGTTCACGATCGACGACCACATTGGCTGCCTGACCGTCGTCGCTCCCGACGAAATCGTAGCCGCGAATTGGGACGCAAGAACTTTTTATCGGCTCAGCCTGATTGGCAAACGGCTGGGCGAATCGGCCAATCCGCGCGCTGCCGCGTACCAGGACCTGAAAACCGATGGAGATTTGATCCTGGCCAGTGGCACCGAGAAGCGCCCCGGCATGTCGCCTGTGCCGGTCGTCGATCGTTTGAACGCGACGACGCTGGCTCTGGTGTCACGATGGCAGCCGCAGGGAACATTGCAAACCGGCGGCAGTAATTTCTGCCGCGAGGGGTGCGCGCTGTTCCGCGGCGAGATTTATTTGATGCCCGAGGACGGACCCCACACGACGATCTATCGATTCGCGAAGCCGCGCGACTAG